A single Candidatus Cloacimonadota bacterium DNA region contains:
- a CDS encoding NAD+ synthase, whose product MRKIDTSAEIEKIKVFLRDYLTSSGHQKYIVGVSGGIDSALSAALATLAIGKENVIGLLLPYRNSHPDSSADAKILCQTLDIEYQTIDISPMVDAWFDNYEPDANHLRRGNLMARSRMCVLYDLSAKYRALVLGTCNLSEIMTGYFTQFGDSAAAVEPLAQLYKTEVWQMAKEMEIPQKIIDKIPTADLWPQQSDEADMGISYADLDAILWAIHSMQDLDTFDVDKVKTVYKLIARSAFKRNPAPVPEAPCYL is encoded by the coding sequence ATGCGTAAAATAGACACAAGCGCGGAGATCGAAAAGATAAAGGTTTTCTTGCGCGATTATCTGACTAGCAGCGGTCATCAGAAATACATCGTTGGCGTATCCGGCGGAATAGACAGCGCCCTCAGCGCAGCTTTGGCGACGCTGGCTATAGGTAAAGAGAATGTGATCGGCTTGCTTTTGCCCTATCGCAACAGTCATCCGGACAGCAGTGCTGATGCCAAAATATTATGCCAAACGCTGGATATAGAGTATCAGACGATAGACATCAGCCCAATGGTGGATGCATGGTTCGACAATTATGAACCCGATGCCAATCATTTACGCAGAGGCAATCTGATGGCACGCAGCCGTATGTGTGTGCTATATGACCTTTCAGCAAAATACCGCGCGTTGGTATTAGGAACCTGTAATCTCAGTGAGATCATGACCGGTTACTTCACTCAATTTGGAGATTCCGCAGCAGCCGTGGAGCCCCTGGCGCAGCTTTATAAGACGGAGGTTTGGCAAATGGCGAAGGAGATGGAAATCCCGCAAAAGATCATAGATAAAATTCCTACTGCGGATTTGTGGCCTCAACAATCCGATGAAGCCGATATGGGTATATCCTACGCGGATCTTGATGCTATATTATGGGCTATTCACTCCATGCAAGATTTGGATACGTTTGACGTGGATAAAGTAAAGACTGTTTACAAATTAATAGCCCGCAGCGCTTTCAAACGCAATCCCGCGCCAGTTCCGGAGGCTCCGTGTTATCTTTGA
- a CDS encoding tetratricopeptide repeat protein: protein MLSLSAKDRCKRCHTERALRLCPRTKMGMCWQCCNEIRIDLKCPTDCPYAPRIEAQSPFPAFKADNNHEAVDAAKKYIDIWIRMENPGFVSKSPISLATKDKKTLLDTLSGYQYPGNFPVDYLMDRLGLPLKKEEKKLHPEDVTAKYLDFVIALEFRELRSLTMNQSELADLAELYETIVSEIPYFKKLRQYSFVHTGMSEDGASCIVFTELNRKHEFCFVLREDNGTWYIRQCIVGNPSLYFKQNEIFSSIAQHLANGDASRAFDEIVLAQRSFPDSADLYYYRGLCRLLTKEQNRAKADLMYAVALDNGFAPPYMHLGILCLNDKDYKEAELWFAALCRIEPDNPDSANNLGIALIGQGRNDEAIKVWQSILQKNASHELARKNLELYG from the coding sequence GTGTTATCTTTGAGCGCCAAAGACAGGTGCAAGCGATGTCACACCGAGCGCGCCTTGAGATTATGCCCCAGAACTAAAATGGGTATGTGTTGGCAGTGTTGCAATGAAATTAGGATAGACCTGAAGTGCCCCACCGATTGCCCTTATGCGCCCCGAATTGAAGCCCAAAGCCCCTTTCCCGCCTTCAAGGCAGATAACAATCATGAAGCTGTGGATGCAGCCAAGAAATACATCGATATCTGGATTCGCATGGAGAATCCGGGATTTGTATCGAAAAGCCCCATTAGTCTGGCAACAAAGGACAAAAAGACGCTCCTGGACACTCTTTCTGGATATCAGTATCCGGGCAATTTCCCTGTCGATTACCTGATGGACAGGCTGGGTTTACCGCTCAAAAAAGAAGAAAAGAAGCTACATCCCGAGGATGTGACCGCCAAATATCTGGACTTCGTGATTGCCCTGGAATTTAGGGAATTGCGTTCACTTACCATGAATCAATCTGAACTGGCGGATTTGGCTGAACTCTATGAGACCATCGTCAGCGAAATACCCTATTTTAAAAAGCTGAGGCAATATAGCTTTGTCCACACGGGAATGTCGGAAGACGGAGCTTCTTGCATAGTATTTACAGAGCTGAACCGCAAGCACGAATTCTGCTTTGTATTGCGGGAAGATAACGGCACATGGTATATCAGACAGTGCATTGTGGGCAATCCCTCCCTCTATTTCAAGCAGAACGAGATATTTTCCTCAATCGCTCAGCATCTGGCCAATGGCGATGCAAGCCGGGCTTTTGATGAGATAGTCCTGGCACAGAGAAGCTTTCCTGACAGCGCAGATTTATACTACTATCGCGGATTGTGCAGACTGTTAACCAAAGAGCAGAACAGAGCCAAAGCCGATCTGATGTATGCCGTTGCCCTGGACAATGGCTTTGCTCCACCCTATATGCATTTAGGGATTTTGTGTCTGAACGACAAAGACTATAAGGAAGCAGAATTGTGGTTCGCCGCACTGTGCCGCATAGAACCCGATAATCCGGATTCTGCAAACAACCTTGGCATTGCCCTGATCGGGCAAGGAAGAAATGACGAAGCCATCAAAGTGTGGCAATCCATCCTTCAGAAAAATGCCAGTCACGAATTAGCGAGGAAAAACCTGGAATTGTATGGATAA
- the ribD gene encoding bifunctional diaminohydroxyphosphoribosylaminopyrimidine deaminase/5-amino-6-(5-phosphoribosylamino)uracil reductase RibD, whose translation MDKYYMKLAIRKAEESRGKCSPNPFVGAIIVKDGKTVGEGSTMPYGKDHAEIVAIREAGEQAKGATMYVSLEPCCHTGKTPPCTEAIIASGIKRVVVGIVDPNPLMCGKGIERLKNTGIEVEYGFFEESINEQLEYYLCYMNKKRPFVIWKTALSLDGKFAASDGSSRWITNPASRRQVHKVRSEVEVVMAGINSVSKDNAMLNVRGMRKVKQPLRVVLDPYLDIREDSMLVKSAKEYPAMLLYHTAEESKVQALNMAGVKTQKVHGHKDELDLNEVMQVLWDMKLYSVLLETGNRLSEAFWKAKLVDKCLIFYGNRILGGENGSLKSYDRKNIDRAIQLQKVRIRKLQDNVLVSGYPLW comes from the coding sequence ATGGATAAGTATTATATGAAGCTTGCCATCCGCAAAGCTGAAGAATCTCGCGGAAAGTGCTCACCCAATCCATTTGTGGGCGCCATCATCGTAAAGGACGGGAAAACAGTAGGTGAAGGCAGCACAATGCCCTACGGAAAAGATCATGCCGAGATAGTAGCTATTCGTGAAGCCGGAGAACAGGCAAAAGGCGCTACCATGTATGTGAGCCTGGAACCCTGTTGTCATACCGGTAAAACCCCGCCATGTACAGAAGCCATCATCGCAAGCGGGATCAAAAGAGTTGTGGTGGGCATTGTGGATCCCAATCCCCTAATGTGTGGAAAGGGTATAGAAAGGCTGAAAAACACCGGCATCGAAGTAGAATATGGCTTCTTTGAAGAAAGCATTAATGAACAACTAGAATACTACCTCTGCTACATGAACAAAAAGCGACCATTTGTGATCTGGAAAACTGCCTTGAGTCTGGACGGGAAGTTTGCCGCCAGTGACGGCTCTTCCAGATGGATTACCAATCCTGCTTCACGTCGCCAGGTACACAAAGTACGCTCAGAAGTGGAAGTGGTAATGGCTGGTATCAATAGCGTGAGCAAAGACAACGCCATGCTGAATGTAAGAGGAATGCGCAAGGTGAAACAACCGCTAAGGGTGGTCTTGGATCCATACCTGGATATCAGGGAAGATTCCATGCTGGTGAAAAGTGCGAAAGAGTATCCTGCAATGCTCTTGTATCACACTGCCGAAGAGAGTAAGGTGCAGGCTTTGAACATGGCTGGAGTAAAGACGCAAAAAGTGCATGGACACAAGGATGAGCTTGATCTGAATGAAGTGATGCAAGTGTTATGGGACATGAAGCTCTATTCTGTGCTTTTGGAAACTGGAAACAGGCTGAGCGAAGCCTTTTGGAAAGCCAAATTGGTGGACAAATGCCTGATCTTCTATGGCAATCGCATCTTGGGCGGTGAAAATGGAAGCTTAAAATCCTATGACCGAAAGAATATCGACCGCGCCATTCAGCTCCAAAAGGTTCGCATCAGGAAGTTGCAGGACAATGTCTTAGTGAGTGGTTATCCTTTGTGGTAA